The following coding sequences are from one Musa acuminata AAA Group cultivar baxijiao chromosome BXJ2-4, Cavendish_Baxijiao_AAA, whole genome shotgun sequence window:
- the LOC135611038 gene encoding heavy metal-associated isoprenylated plant protein 26-like: MGFLEHISEICSFPSSHSKFKKKNQLQTVEIKVRMDCEGCERKVRKAVEGMKGVSSIEIEPKQHKVTVVGYVDPKKVIRRVAWKTGKKAEPWPYVPYDVVAHPYAPGAYDKKAPPGYVRNVVDDPAAAPLARASSTEVKYTTAFSDDNPNNCSVM, from the exons ATGGGTTTTCTGGAACACATCTCTGAGATCTGTTCGTTCCCGAGCAGTCACAGCAAGTTCAAGAAGAAGAACCAGTTGCAG ACGGTGGAGATAAAGGTGAGGATGGACTGCGAAGGGTGCGAGAGGAAGGTCAGGAAGGCAGTGGAAGGCATGAAAG GGGTGAGCAGCATAGAGATCGAGCCTAAGCAGCACAAGGTGACGGTGGTAGGGTACGTGGACCCGAAGAAGGTGATAAGGAGGGTGGCGTGGAAGACGGGGAAGAAGGCGGAGCCGTGGCCGTACGTGCCGTACGACGTCGTCGCCCACCCCTACGCGCCGGGGGCCTACGACAAGAAGGCGCCGCCGGGGTACGTGCGGAACGTGGTGGACGACCCGGCCGCGGCCCCGCTCGCCCGCGCGAGCTCCACGGAGGTGAAGTACACCACGGCGTTCAGCGACGACAACCCCAACAACTGCAGCGTCATGTGA
- the LOC135611039 gene encoding uncharacterized protein LOC135611039 isoform X2 has translation MIPFGSSPLAPPPLMSPPRRGRDGGRILRPPVLELSPSPEPPSPELIPKDAVPYQYEACPLCNKVKGNFSTAERFTAKYTGVAIMLMVSKKLKKHITSPALHEAAQTWTTALDGRGGSKTNLANLAVFGVLRPILP, from the exons ATGATTCCTTTTGGCTCTTCGCCGCTTGCGCCGCCGCCTCTTATGTCACCACCTCGACGCGGTCGAGATGGCGGCCGTATCCTCCGCCCGCCAGTGCTGGAGCTCTCTCCTTCTCCTGAGCCGCCATCTCCCGAGTTGATACCCAAGGATGCCGTCCCCTACCAGTACGAGGCCTGCCCCCTCTGTAACAAGGTTAAAG GAAACTTTAGCACTGCGGAGAGATTCACAGCAAAATATACTGGAGTTGCAATCATGCTCATGGTGTCCAAGAAGCTGAAGAAGCATATAACATCACCTGCTCTACATGAAGCTGCACAAACATGGACCACAGCTCTCGATGGCAGAG GTGGTTCAAAGACTAATTTAGCCAACCTTGCTGTCTTTGGTGTTCTGAGACCGATACTTCCCTGA
- the LOC135611039 gene encoding uncharacterized protein LOC135611039 isoform X1: MIPFGSSPLAPPPLMSPPRRGRDGGRILRPPVLELSPSPEPPSPELIPKDAVPYQYEACPLCNKVKGNFSTAERFTAKYTGVAIMLMVSKKLKKHITSPALHEAAQTWTTALDGRVFVMFASGGSKTNLANLAVFGVLRPILP; this comes from the exons ATGATTCCTTTTGGCTCTTCGCCGCTTGCGCCGCCGCCTCTTATGTCACCACCTCGACGCGGTCGAGATGGCGGCCGTATCCTCCGCCCGCCAGTGCTGGAGCTCTCTCCTTCTCCTGAGCCGCCATCTCCCGAGTTGATACCCAAGGATGCCGTCCCCTACCAGTACGAGGCCTGCCCCCTCTGTAACAAGGTTAAAG GAAACTTTAGCACTGCGGAGAGATTCACAGCAAAATATACTGGAGTTGCAATCATGCTCATGGTGTCCAAGAAGCTGAAGAAGCATATAACATCACCTGCTCTACATGAAGCTGCACAAACATGGACCACAGCTCTCGATGGCAGAG TTTTCGTCATGTTCGCATCAGGTGGTTCAAAGACTAATTTAGCCAACCTTGCTGTCTTTGGTGTTCTGAGACCGATACTTCCCTGA